In Mixophyes fleayi isolate aMixFle1 chromosome 3, aMixFle1.hap1, whole genome shotgun sequence, the genomic stretch caacaagttgctgaaaaccagcaaaaattataaagcgtaaaggaggacggggcatcacagcacagacagggacttgtcacttaaagtttttgtgtaatcaatggcgaaacgtttttcatagtctggattggttgtcccacaataggtccacgttccagtatctgatatatcagatatagagatcatactggatgtctgacctgagtgatatttatatggttgtaatcctgcataatatcagagtgggttcttgtttcatgttctatataagttgctgctaaatgaactcttcaagacaaatttctagaccaaatcaaaatatatatttttttattaagaccaatttgttaatttttccattaaattattttctctcgttctgctgtaaaatgtatagtaatctggtaataacctgcggggacagactgtggccggcttatccgagtcccatggaacttgtcctaaagatttgttgtgtataatttatttcactctgtgtctctttccctagattatcaacaggaacctgcgggagtggcagccgcagccagaagcaccttctctgttagtatctatatggtttattccatgtacacatacattctatacggttctaaagaggaacatttgtgtatataatcagtgctgtccgtactgtaatagaaatatcaggaagtctttaagtcctgtactggtgactccagacaggatctgtctatactgttctattaattgcattcaggctctgtctgtaattttctaaaaactccagaaatatctattatatactgttaaattgttgctcatcctacattaaaaaaatcgtataagagaaacctccagataggaactatgaccatggactgtatcagtaactcttgtgaatagaagacataagtttaaataataatattttctggtccttcaggatgaaacctgtggaggaggctgcggaagatcctgcagagattgtgatggctgaactggtgagtccatgtcatcagccccttcctctatgttatataaagtgagatcatatttactgtcagcagtaagacatttgtacctgccacctctgtcacaggtcatcttttgtaactactaaacatcttctatcagaacgaaaggttcccatcccaggagagggacagatagctaagacgctcaatgtgctaataacatacgtgatctgaccctacctcaccaggtctcctgcaccacaccagagctctcactagtatagtgcattgacgtggagcaggaggccagcaatggcagtgattagcatgatacctggtggttacagtcattaccatgaggaaggacttctctttcttttccctacaggctgtaagctctctaagctgggggtacattgcagcaagaccaccatcaacaaaattgtggccaagatccaggcactctggccaagcagccagtttacctctggcttacactagggtctgttagtacagttgggtgatgaccagaaacacctaaccatgcaggatattgaactagttgatttcaattggattattagcaaataatgtgctgttcattttggggcaacttgctgcaatatgggaccaaatggtcaatatcgtagcatggccggccaactctgacttccctaacttcagtggctgatcttgtgtcgtattcctcataatcccaccactgattttcctttaggagcggcaactgcagatgaaaagtgctgtaaaacgtaaagagcagaaaaggagcagcattgcaggactgaggtaaattattctcctattattatttcaaaatgattgcaactgttcatcgctataacatagtttctctttcagattgctatttaacataatttgcaatctcatgcgctggtcctgcaagctgctgctcctgtctggccttctgctcctgctcttctatgtgctcctgcagacatacgcgaccgttaccaccaactgcaggagctgcacaagagggatgatggagactatggagttaatcctgaggccctaccttgctatcaaggttgagggcccagttcccatataatagcttgtcccatcaggagaaagggtgcaggctcctctacctggttggtcttctccttgtcccccagtccatacggtgtagatgtcctgctgcaaggaggtagtgaccaacaggagaggttgtcgctctctgtagagacccattcgttccagctccagcacaggagatccataccatctgcaggagctcgcacaggagatccataccatctgcaggagctcgcacaggagatccataccatcttcaggagctcgcacaggagatccataccatccgcaggagctcgcacaggagatccataccatctgcaggagctcgcacaggagatccataccatcttcaggagctcgcacaggagatccataacatctgcaggagctcgcaataaacccattgaaccagagtctagtactgtttctttcatactgtcatttattgttacaatgtctaattaaatatatagatatacatttctttaaagaagttcctctcaccaatcattaaccagcgctacagctagaagcaggctcccactagagcaggggtggggggggggggcaatgagcatggagaccccctctcataatgtgaaccaataccaccctactctttttttattattatttttttttatttccgaggtacatgactcagaatcacccggtgcagtgcaaactgtgctggggaattgggactttggacccttcccaaaagggaaagggccctgtgcctccccatcccgtagaagccaaaaggccccagagagggaaaaaaagggagatctttagtccctcctttgctgaagctagggagggcccctttatatcaccgacataaaaggctccctccaaaaggagggagcctcagatgacttggctaaagagggtcgcccataagatcctatacccaaacccctaccaaatgtggcaaaaacaaagacacataatcaaaaaagtgcttggtaccaagtgtaataaataaataaataaataagtgccataaggccccagcctttcggacggaaatataaaaatgatgcttgcactcggccaacaggctagggcgaaaaaaatggtgctgcctaAAAATTAAAGGTGCAaagggccttactctgtgcacaggtgcctctttctccacaatgcatttttgggcatctagcaactcgggctccaggcagccggcctcttggccagaggaccaggtgacggcccatcgcctacaggggggtgtctttaagccccactgcatccatgggcattgtcatgtgcaagctaatttttaggcgtaATTCTGcactatatgtttgtgaattacttcctagagatAATGTGACATGGTTCtattagaagctgttagatcaaggggttttgtggatgataaactacccagagggggggtggtagataagggtagcaccttataccatgtaTGGCAGGACGTAAATGTGAAGGCCTTTGAAGAAATCTCTTGCTAGACAATGAAATATCACacctgtttgggaggccccagacatgccaactgcagagactgggttgtatgttaatgacagattcaagctgaataagatcacaggaaaatatcatatcattttctccaatatcatacataccagaggcatgtgtggtatgcagatgaagggaaacttaggacctggtgtgtgaaggtaaaatcatgtttgtaaaccatactgttgcaaagttaggacggtgtaaagaaaacttgacttaaaggtattcaaacagcaaagtcataagaccctaatttgcattcttccctcctgttggttctaacctcacaggaaagggggctggggggggaagggggggtcctgtagctgggttttaaaactgtactgaaaatgtaactcctggttcttctaAGGGAGTCATTTAATTGGAGAAGTCCCATTTgttctgctcctcccggcaccacaaacttgattctaagtgaggtatcaattctgtgttttatcctttttattttataagaaacaattgcaatatatttgtatgtcattttattatctttttatcttaagcattgtggatgtatcttccatattaaattacacttaataagttctagtctctgtgttcttatgaattcacgtgacagtttggtccagacgctacctaattgaaattgtgcaaaccttgtggttttaagtgaactctgattaaagtaaattgtgttggattaatgctagggagaaccgaaggcttcctaaataagagtgtcagctcttatccgaacaaaccttggtggtggtaataagtatcgcaaagctagtgtgtggcatagatagggaagtatttaatcattttagacagaccaggtggttgtctttgaggttgaccctgtgtcacataagcgtcacgcagactcaggtgagtgctgttcgtgacaaattcgtggcaagcttgtgggatatatttttaattttttaaaaacttaattGAATTAGggtgtgtgatccctgagagaggaaatacagactaattcaccagagactgaactcaatgcttaaaacattataagacatacagcaattgtttctttccctccccttctcttttttttcttatcttttttttatttggcattaagcggaggagatggcggctgcatataaacgcttgacaaaggaggcgctgatttcagactgtgaggatggaggaattcccaccagtggcaaaagcaaggagcaattgattgaagctcttgtgcagagggatcagcaactcacagctgtgtccgaggaagagcatagccagaactcagaagtggacctgactgtgggtattcctcaaaaccagggactgtcaatttcggatgattctaatggttcatgtgtggacactgctatggacgtttatttgcaaactgccctaaaatatttgggcccagcggacattacaactaaaatgcaactcatacagcagttccaggagaaggaagctgctgaccgtcaggagaggcgtgctgctatggaggcagcggagcgccaagcagagcgacaggcagaaagagaatctgccgagcaagaggcagagaggagatatgagctggagcttgccaagctcaaacgccagccagaagccagagaggctggtattagcagaccccgacctgagaatttccctgtattggaaaaagatggggatttggatacttttttgcgTGGATTTAaaaagacttgccgacagtatggactggccaaagatcagtgggcacaatatctaacccctggtttgcgaggtaaagcattagaggcctttgcagatcttccacctgagatggacggaaattatgaggcaatcaaaagtgccctgttgcaacattttaacatcaccccagaggcgcataggcagaaattcagagatttaaaacgcagtgcctctgacacatattcagcccagctgtgtgcttccttcaaacagtgggttggagggctacagatcaccacctttgatgctctgcaagatttgatgatccaggagcagtttctgactttgtgcccagctgatgtaaagaaatgggtagtggatcgggaccctgcatcatctgcggaagcagctagactggctgacaagtacactgtcacccgggcccctgcagctaaaagaggaacttttgtgccaggacagtctgcctgTAAAGGGGAGCGGCCCGGAGGAGCACCTTCACCTGctgttgtttcttcatcttttgggagggtggagGCCAAGCCTGTTCAGGGAGACACCCGccgttgttttatttgcaacaggacagggcacctcagtgccgcctgtccagaccgaaagacatctacagcctccactgtggaaccacctcctccccggtctgctccagctgtcctgtgtgttgcgggatcccaagtgagccggaatgacaatctgcaaacggtcactgtcggtgacaaggtaactgtggggttaagagacacgggTGCTGATGTTACCCTGGTGCGTTCAGAGTTGGTGGGGTCATCGGATATAATTCCAGGGAAAACTATTGTTGTGCAAGGGGTGGGAGGAATACACCCTGCTGTGTCTATGGCCTGGGTCTATCTggactggggtgctggaagaggtctaagggaaGTCGGGGTATCGGACAAAATTCCTaccaatgttttgcttggaactgatttaggcaggatgttatctcgttatgttgctagtagtgatgttgtggactctgaccttaaccatgttttttcccaggtatcaggatgtgacagggaaaatgtttgttcagttGTATCTGAAATCTGTAAACTAGGATGTGAGACGGAAAATGATTGCTCAATTGTATCCGATCTAGGTAAACTGTCTGTATCCAAGGAGGTATGGGATGTAACTATTTCCTCAGTGTCAGTGGTCACACGCAGGCAAGCAGAGAAGGATAGGTCCTCACAATTAACTCCTGAGAGAGAGGTAGAAAGTCCCTctgacccagaaactccccctctaacccccctccctccagcacctgcagttACAGACGCCTTACCTTTGTCACCAGACACTGAGCAGCAAGTGAGAAGCCAGGCTTTTCAACAAGCACAGCAGACTGACACTACACTGGAAACACTGAGGTGCCTAGCAGGCAGTCCTCCCACTGAGTCTGATAAAGAAAGAGTGTTTTGGGAACAGGGAAGGTTGTATAAGGAAAGTGTAGCCAGAGATTTACCTGAGGCGGGGGTGATTGAGAAACGGCTAGTGGTACCCCTTATGTATCGGGAAGGGTTACTCAGGGTAGCTCATGAGGTCCCGCTGGCAGGGCATTTAGGCATAAAGAAAACTAAGTCTCgcttaaagcaaaagttttactggCCAGAAACGGGCAAAGATATTGCCAATTATTGTCGATCTTGtcatgcctgtcagatggtggggaagcctggtgatgtgggacacgcccctctagtgcccctgccaataatagcagaaccctttgagcgggtagctgtggacattataggaccccttgccattcccagcagctctggaaaacaatttattctcactgtggtggactatgcCACACGATACCCCGAAGCGGTGGCCCTCTCCTCAATACGGGCTGACAAGGTGGCCGATGCCCTCATAACCATTTTCTCCAGGGTAGGATTCCCcaaggaaatgttaactgatcagggcacacagtttatgtctaatttaatgcaaagcctttgcaaaaagatgcacgtggaacacctcatagccagcccctaccacccacagactaacggcctgtgtgagcgttttaatggtactctcaaacagatgctaagaacctttgtggagtcccaggggagagactgggagaggtttctgccacacctcctgtttgcgtacagggaggtgccgcaggaatccactggcttctccccctttgaactcctgtatgggcGCAGGGTGCGTGGTCCCTTAGATCTGATCAAAGAGGATTGGGAAGGGAAATTATTCACCCCCGAAACCTCTGTGGTCCACTATGTGGTGCAGTTCAGGGAGAGGATGCAATCCCTAATGGGGATGGTGCATAGTAATCTGAAGGCTGCCCAGACTAAGCAGAAGCAATGGTATGACCGCAGTGCTAGGGAGCGTATCTTTGAAGTGGGTCAGAAAGTTCTGGTATTGGTTCCTATGCGGCAGAATAAGTTACAGGCCTCGTGGGAGGGCCCCTTCTTGATAGTTCAACGcatcaatgatgtcaattatgtggtaGCCAGGGGTGAGGGTCGGAAGAGGCACAGGGTATATCATGTGAACATGATAAAGGCCTACCACGAAAGGGGAGTCTCTGTATTAGCTGTATGTAGCTTACCTGAAGaggaccaggagccagaccccTTGTTAGACTTAGTGGCCTCTGCCAAGAGTGGGAGATCATTGGAGAACACCCAGTGTAGTGAGAGTttgacagaagtacagctagatcagctgtttgtgacattgaggccctatcagaatcattttacagggaagccagggcaaacacatctagttgttcatcatgtaaacacaggcgatCAGCCTCCCCTCAGACAGACAGCTTATCGAGTTTCCCTGGAAGTGCAGACAGATATGAAAAGGGAGATTGAAGAAATGTTGGAGCTAGGGGTAATTAGGAAGTCCCACAGCTCCTGGGCTGCACCAGTAGTGCTGATCCCCAAAAAATGTGGTGGAACCCGGTTCTGTGTGGATTATAGGaggttaaatgaggctactgtgtttgatgcctatcccatgcccaggataaatgaattgctagaacggttagcccatgctcgctatataaccattatggatctgagtaggggttattggcagatccctctgacgcctgaggctcaggagcggtccgcatttatcaccccgtttggtctgtatgagttcctggtcatgccctttgggatgaaaaatgcccctgcctcCTTCCAGCGACTCGTTGATAGCCTGCTAGAGGGCCAAGAGAGGCATGCTGtagcctacctagatgacattgctgtgtttagtCAGACCTGGGAAGAACATTTGATCCACTTGAGCAGTGTGCTAGCTAAAATAGCGGGGGCGGGTTTAACCATAAAACCTGAGAAATGTCAGATTGGTATGAATGAGGTGCAGTACTTAGGGCACCGAGTAGGAGGAGGTACCCTGCGTCCCGAGCCAACTAAGGTAGATGCTATTGCTGCATGGCCCACTCCTAAGACCAAGAAACAGGTTATGTCCTTTTTGGGGACCGCTGGATATTACCGAAAATTCGTACCCCAATATAGCTCCTTAGCTAAGCCCCTTactgaccttacaaaaaagaAGTTGCCCCAAGTGGTGACTTGGACCCCAGACTGTGAAGAAGCATTCACCGCATTGAAGTCTGCACTTACCCAATCCCCAGTATTGCAAGCTCCTGATTTTGACCGGAGGTTTACAGTGCAAACGGATGCCTCAAACTATGGGCTGGGAGCTGTACTCAGCCAAGTGAATCAACAAGGGGAAGAGCACCCCATCCTGTACCTTAGTCGGAAGCTGCTTCCCAGAGAGGTGGCCTACGCAGTTGTGGAAAAGGAGTGTTTAGCTATAGTGTGGACCTTGCAAAAGTTGCAGtcctacctgtatggacgggaCTTTACGGTAATCACAGATCACAACCCTCTCAGCTGGTTGCACAGAGTGGCTGGAGACAATGGGAAGTTGCTCCGGTGGAGTCTGACCCTCCAGCAATACACTTTCACTGTTCAGCACCGAAAAGGGAGccaccatggtaatgcagatggatTATCACGTCAGAATGAAagccttgtgtcaggtgagcaggGAAATCGTCCTGTAGGtaacaatttccctgccaccctctagaacggggaggtgtcatgtgcaagctaatttttaggcgtaAATCTGcactatatgtttgtgaattacttcctagagatagtgtgacatggttctcttagaagctgttagatcaaggggttttgtggatgataaactacccagagggggggtggtagataagggtagcaccttataccatgtatggcaggacgcaaatgtgaaggcCTTTGAAGAAATCTCTTGCTAGACAATGAAATATCACacctgtttgggaggccccagatatgccgactgcagagactgggttgtatgttaatgacagattcaagctgaataaggtcacaggaaaatatcatatcattttctccaatatcatacataccagaggcatgtgtggtatgcagatgaagggaaacttaggacctggtgtgtgaaggtaaaatcatgtttgtaaaccatactgttgcaaagttaggacggtgtaaagaaaacttgacttaaaggtattcaaacagcaaagtcataagaccctaatttgcattcttccctcctgttggttctaacctcacaggaaagggggctggggggggggggggtcctgtagctgggttttaaaactctACTGGAAATGTAACTACtggttcttctgagggagtcatttAATTGGAGAAGTCCCATTTgttctgctcctcccggcaccacaaacttgattctaagtgaggtatcaattctgtgttttatcctttttattttataagaaacaattgcaatatatttgtatgtcattttattatctttttatcttaagcattgtggatgtatcttccatattaaattacacttaataagttctagtctctgtgttcttatgaattcacgtgacagtttggtccagacgctacctaattgaaactgtgcaaaccttgtggttttaagtgaactctgattaaagtaaattgtgttggattaatgctagggagaaccgaaggcttcctaaataagagtgtcagctcttatccgaaacaaccttggtggtggtaattagtatcgcaaagctagtgtgtggcatagatagggaagtatttaataattttagacagaccaggtggttgtctttgtggttgaccctgtgtcacatttgCATcgcgcagactcaggtgagtgctgttcgtgacaggcatgtacacctactcttagccaaaaggccaagaagcacctgtgtacctgctcgttaatgcaaatatctaatcagccaatcatgtggcagcaacacaatcataaaagcatgcagacaggctgaaaaggttcagttgttgttcagaccaaacaccaaaatggggaagaaaagtgatccaagtgaatttgatcgtggaatgattgttgatgccagaccgggtggtttgatcatctcagaaagtgctgatcccctctggagtttacagagaatggtgcgcaatggttcaagctgacagggaggtgtcagtaactcaaataaccaatgtgttatagcggtggtaggcagaggggcatgtctgactgcacagcgcgtagaacctggaaatgcatgggctgcagcagtagaaaaccgcactgggttcaactcctgtcagctaaaaaccctttgatgaacaagcccggttataattataataacaaaataacacattgcataatggctaacagcacagagagaacagttttatatgtaaattatatgcacaaaagggcaatcatgtgaaatcaaacttcatcaagacctcctagtgtatgtttagccagtgctttcattgtaatgtagatcgctgtataacgatggactgtacttaataacgtggttgaccagagaagaggtgttttctttcatccatgctactttccaaaggggaacatcaagcgtcgatcctttttcatatgtttccgattaaacaatactgagtaacttacaaaacctgggagaaccaaccttctctatttaagtagcttttactgtcacatcatttatacgtTTCCTGCGGCCAGAAATCTATGCActatgagagttgaggtggaacaagaACATTTCGAACTCGTTTTATTGCTAGGAACTTTAGCAAGTCTGTGCCGGTAattgctcttcattggggagttattacagatgatcgaaatccccccaaatcatgaaacattgttcaaaagatgcagagtgaaaattgtatatttattttataatgttgtttgtaaattatactaatcaggatccatatataccatccatgtgtgtctgttatatacagtgttatataaaagtgttcaccccctcccccactcttcccattttattttattttcttctcttatattatgtaatcaaaatgaatttatatggtaattcttaacaccgatctaaatacatttgacaaatataaaatacatctctaaagctttagtttaaataattgcaaaaaaaaaatgactggttgcatatatattcacacccttatttttatacttggtagaaactcatttagcaggaattaaagccgtgagtatatttgggcaatcttctacctgctttgcacaccaagaaactgcaattttcgccaattctgctttgtcattttcagttacaagaggacccttggtgggaaattttcaaaccattccacagattgggaatgtgacttagctttgaccgggctactctggatcaatgatttgctcggtatttaagccactccaatgtggcatttgctgtacgcttcggctcactgaccggctgttgactgcagcaggttttcctgcaagatttggctacatcttagtccactcaatttgccctcgattttatcaagttttccagtccttgatgcagaggaaaaatcccataacattataccaccagcatgattcaatgtagggatcgttcttttggaatcacgtgctgcgttagatttctgcctggcattgaagccaaacgttcaatcttggtctcatcaggacagataatctttctccacttggtataaacatcttccccatgctttcagacaaattctaggcaagatttcatgtaggcaggctactgttgtcctatggatagtttctatcaactctgcaatggaaatctaaactgacagagctgccaggctcctcttggtgggtaccctgacaagtgcccttctcggagggatattcagttttgttctagacaaattcacagctgtgccacattatcttaatttctttatgatggatgtgatagtgctctgggggatggtaaacagtttggaaatctcattataaccttcttctgaccagtgctgatcattaacatgttctatttgaattttctttgaacttcatgatgaagctttgaccaactgtaggacctctcacagacacgtgtgtttattttcagattacgtgaaacactaattgtacacaggtgggatccaattacttatgtgacctctgaagacaactaattacagcagggtttacttgggcaaaatgctcaagcaatcgttgtctgttttatatttgtaattacttaagaaaaatgtttagctattttgttttggcattgtggactgttatgtttttatcagtgggagggattctgggataaatccattatgattctatgatgttagaaagtaaaatgtgtaaaaatctcaaagtggtaaatacttttaataggcaaaaagagatggcaa encodes the following:
- the LOC142143155 gene encoding uncharacterized protein LOC142143155, translated to MQLIQQFQEKEAADRQERRAAMEAAERQAERQAERESAEQEAERRYELELAKLKRQPEAREAGISRPRPENFPVLEKDGDLDTFLRGFKKTCRQYGLAKDQWAQYLTPGLRGKALEAFADLPPEMDGNYEAIKSALLQHFNITPEAHRQKFRDLKRSASDTYSAQLCASFKQWVGGLQITTFDALQDLMIQEQFLTLCPADVKKWVVDRDPASSAEAARLADKYTVTRAPAAKRGTFVPGQSACKGERPGGAPSPAVVSSSFGRVEAKPVQGDTRRCFICNRTGHLSAACPDRKTSTASTVEPPPPRSAPAVLCVAGSQVSRNDNLQTVTVGDKVTVGLRDTGADVTLVRSELVGSSDIIPGKTIVVQGVGGIHPAVSMAWVYLDWGAGRGLREVGVSDKIPTNVLLGTDLGRMLSRYVASSDVVDSDLNHVFSQVSGCDRENVCSVVSEICKLGCETENDCSIVSDLGKLSVSKERLVDSLLEGQERHAVAYLDDIAVFSQTWEEHLIHLSSVLAKIAGAGLTIKPEKCQIGMNEVQYLGHRVGGGTLRPEPTKVDAIAAWPTPKTKKQVMSFLGTAGYYRKFVPQYSSLAKPLTDLTKKKLPQVVTWTPDCEEAFTALKSALTQSPVLQAPDFDRRFTVQTDASNYGLGAVLSQVNQQGEEHPILYLSRKLLPREVAYAVVEKECLAIVWTLQKLQSYLYGRDFTVITDHNPLSWLHRVAGDNGKLLRWSLTLQQYTFTVQHRKGSHHGNADGLSRQNESLVSGEQGNRPVGNNFPATL